The window GGCAGCATTTACCATTTCTCTGGGGCTATCAGGTATATTTTGTTACAGTTtccatttttttacatttatttcttagtTGATTGTATAATCTTGAGTTGCAGAAGCCATCTTGGTCATGGGGTTATGATATATAGTAGTAAAATTTGGGTAAACTGACAAGTATTAGAAAAATTGAAGTCTTTTGCTCTTCTCTGCTATTTTTTATGTAGCAGGGATTCGTAAAATCCCTTCAGCAATAAAGAATGAAAAGTACTGGAGTTGAGCATGGAACGTCTGACCCTTAACAGTAATAAAACATGAATCATTAGACATTTTGTCAATAGTGGTGGGGATAAACATAAGCCCACTTGAgagtgtatgagagagagagagagagagagagagagagagagagagagagagagagagagagagagagagaatgaataaagTATGCTGTGCTTTCTGTCTCAGTCCTTGGAGGTTCAAATCTGGAgaaagtttttgttgtttcattctTCATCTGGGACAGTTCTTTCTATAGtttagtggttctcaatcttcctaattctgtgacctttaatatagctcctcatgttgtggtgacccccccaactataaaattatttttgttgctacttcataactataattttgcttttttgtgaatcatctgtgttttctgatggtcttaggtgatccctgtgaaagggtcattctaaTCCCCAAAGGgtttgcaacccacaggttgagaacccctgttaTAGTGGATCTGCAAGGAACTCATTCAACAACCACCCCAGTCTGTAAAGTGATGACAGCTGCTCTCACTCTGTTGCAATATTATGATTAGCAGTCTTTCAATACATTTTCTTAGTGAGTATCAATTGTAGAGAGTGAGGGGTTCCCTTATGACCTGTCCATTCATGAATATACTTCATTTGGTCACATtcacttctttatttctcttactCTTAGACCCCTTCCTGTTTCACAGTTCATAGACCCTTTCATTTTGATGCTTTCCTCACACCCCAGATTCtaacactgggggaaaaaaacgCATGATATGTGTCTTCATGGGACCTCTGATTTTCTTTAACTCAATGCCTTTTTGATTGTGATGTAGTCGGAGAAAGAGCAAAGATGTAACCAAAACTTTATTGTGATAGTCCCAGTTGGACAGTTCGTTTTCTAACTTTGGATAATAGAAACCAGACATTCCTTGAGAATGATGCTTTAGATGTGATGTGAGAATTTGGAGAGTCATAAGATATCTACTGAGTAAAGACACTTGATCTAGCTCTACGGTATGTGTAGTATCTAGTGTGAACCATTCATGATGATGCCATTTGTCAGCTCCCGGCTCTTTCCTTGTAGAGACTCATTAGGGACAGTGGTGTTGTTGGCTAAACTCTTCCTTATTGTCAGCAACGTTGACAGCTCTGAGGAGCTGAGCTGCTAAGCTGAGGTTGACCCTGTGCTCCTGTACTTTCTGCAGAACAGCTGGTGGCTGCTTCAGAGAGTTTAAATCTTTCTTTTCCCTTGTCATCCTTGTTTTCCTCCTCTACGTATAAAACTAGATGCTGTTTGAAGTTTCTAATCATTTGATTAAGACAAGGCAACCCTACCAATGTCACTTTAAATGTTGGATACATAGTTATCCAGCCCTATTGATTGTATGAAGAGGTAAAGGGACAGGAGTGGGGATAGTTTACAAATGCATTGACAGTGTCTTCTGTGATCAATGAATGTTAGCATTGGTCTTAATAGAGAACAATGTTGCTGTGTTCTCTGTACAATTTGGCATTTGTAGGAGAGGATTGTGGACAGGTAGACTGGAGGAAGAACTGacagaaaagacaggaaaaatgtCTACAGAAAAAAGTTTTGAAATACTGTCTTTCAAAGTTATTAAATTTACCTGAAAAGTTAgtaagtaaaacaacaacaagtgAGTCTGAACTAACTTCATATGCCCCTGCCTTAGATTTCATACTTTTAATGCTCTGATTGCCTCTTCCTAACTTACTCTTCATTATTTATATGTGCTGACAGTCTAGCCTTCTTGTTCTGCACCCTAGAAAGCACCACTTGGGACCGCACAGGTGAGGCCCGCTACATACATTTTCAATCAATGCTTGTGATGTGTTCAattctccctttttcctttttatgatgGTTAAGGGTatgttttataaaaaatgaaaaggctgccaggtggtagtggcatacacctttaatcccagcattcaggaggcagaggcatgaggatctatgagttctaggacagcctggtctacagagcaagttccaggacagcaagagctgttacatagagaaatcctgtcttgaaacaaaccaaccacccaatcaaccaaccaaccaaccaaccaaccaaccaacaaataatGACAAGGCTGTAGCATACATCCTGTGGGAAGCAAAGAAAATTGGCACTGGGGAGACTAGATGCCACTCTGACCAGAATCTGACCAGAATCTGTCCAGGGAGAGTAGCCCCATTCCCAGTGGGAAGATGACAGCTACCAAAAGCAGAGAATGTAGTTCAAATCTGAGATTCTCCaggggaaagaaagataaaggagAAAATTTTATGCTGAGTAGGATCATGGATCGCCTGATGTTGTTAGCACTTACTCTGAGAGACAGGTGTTATTTCTCCATgcttctagaaaaaaattaaatctatgGTAAGTAGAATACTCTGACCACAGGGCTTGTTAAAGGGAGAACTTGGACAAGAATGAAGTTTCttttgattctcttcttccttctaacAAACATGTAAATGTCtgggaaagtaaaacaaaaaaccaaaaaccaaaacaacaacaacaacaacaacaacaacaacaacaaaataccccCTCAATGGAGTTTAAACGTGACAAAATAACAATGAACTAAAGAAGGACAAATAACACGAAAACGTGAGTTTAAGACAGAAGGATGGTGGTGGCATACAAAGAGGTATGGTCTCCAGTCGAGAAAGAGCTTTAACAGTCGGTTGGATAACCCCCGACTTTCTGGCTGCCCCAATTACTGGAaccaagaggaaaggaaaggcctCTGAGTCATAGGACTCAACCCAGTGATGATAGCCTGGATGGAATATTTCCTACTTTGCAGAGTCCCCATCCAGCCAGTTATGGATAGATTTGCATTTATGTTAGGAAATTCTTGGACCTGCTCATTACAGCAGATCCACTTCCCACTGGGTGAGGCAAGCAGTCCTATAAATAGAGTCTCAATGCTTGGTTGCAATATTCTTGGCACCCAAGCACTGGTCTACTCTGGAGAACCTGGTGAGTCTGATTTCTTGGGTTCTTGAGAGGGTCTGCCTTTTGGGTATTCTCATCTGATGAGTTTAATTTAAACACAGTAAGCTTGGTGAGTCCAAACTGATCATGAGTTAAATGTGACTGGAGATGCAAATTTACGAATGGAGGACAATTATGTACTGTGCTAGCTTGACTTGTGTTTGCTTGAGCTATAATTTGATTTCTGCATGGAAAAGCAAGAAAATCAAGGAAGTTTTAATTTGtgaagagaacaaaataaaacatgcatttttcttttatccatATCTTGATGGAATACCTTTCAAAGGCTTATGTCACAAGCAGGTGAGAGACCTACCTATTCTTCAACAGCTGTTTACTGGTGTTGCTCAGTCATTCTACTTGGAATATACTAGTGTTAGATGGGTATTGTTTATAAGAATGCCAAGGTTATGAGGATCTTCTCTTCACATAAATAGTATTACCCAGTGCTGTGGAACAGAAATACACTCTTAGGAAAAATgacatgagattaaaaaaaaaaaaaaaggttggcaaaagctattaaaaaaaatgcttaagtAGAAGAGGAAACCCAGGACATCCTAAAACGAGAGTGGGAGATTTTCATGTACACACAGGTAGGTAGGTACACAGGAAGAGATGCAAAGACTACAGTCCCACAAGCCTAGTTCCATTCTCTTTGGGGATCTCTTGTGAGAACTTTCATGTAATGTCTTTCAGATCCTGAGACTTCAGCACCATGTCTTACCAACAACAACAGTGCAAGCAGCCCTGCCAGCCTCCTCCTGTGTGCCCACCCCCGAAGTGCCCAGAGCCTTGCCCTCCCCCTAAGTGCCCAGAGCCTTGTCCTCCCCCAAAGTGCCCTGAGCCCTGCCCCGCTCAGCCATGGCAGCCGAAGTGTCCTCCTGTGCAGCCTCCTCCATCCTGCCAGCAGAAGTGCCCACCCAAGAGCAAGTGAGACTTCAGGAGTCACCAGGAACCGGGGACGTGAAGAAAATCTGTTTCGCCTGCTTCCATAGAAACGGCCCCATCTTCCTTTGCAAAGCTTGTCCTAGTTGCGGAAGAATCTCCAGAATCTTCTCCACTCTTCACCCTCCGTGTGCCTCGCATGACGGCTGATAGAGAAGGCATTGCTCTGAGGCTGTTTTCCCGCTGTTCAAGGGGCTGCTAAGAATGGTTCTTCCTCAGTGCTTCAGTATCCCAGATTCTCATAGGGAAGAGCAGCAGCTCTCCACCCTGTGCCCTCAGAGGAGCCTTCCCAGTCTGCCTGTCACCTGGGTAGGGCAGTTGTCACTGTTGTTTCAGTTCCTGAATAAAGTACCTTTTTGGTGATGGTCTAATAAATACGTTTTTGTtgcaaaaatgattttttaatattgtgtTACTATTTTGGACTATTTCCATCCTTTAagggaagaatttttaaatttattttttttccatttttctttattaagaaattttctactcacttcacatactaagcacagaaccccctcctcccagccctctttcccaagccaccctgcatccccacatcccccaaatcgaggtctcccatggggagtcagcagaactcggcacactgagcctaggcaggtccaagccccttcccactgcaccaaggctgtgcaaggtgtcacaccacagggaccagattccagaagcctgcccataggatggtgacagatcccgatccccttgtctgggtgcctcccaaacagtttgagccaaataaccgtcttccatatccagagggcctagtcgaGCCCCATGGGGGCTCTAcggccaccagtccacagttcatgggcttccactagtgtggccggtcatctctgcacatcctcccaccatgatctcgatgtcctttgcctgcagtatctctcctctctctcatcaattagaTTCCCGGAGCTTatcctggtgcctggctgtggatctctgtatctgcctccatcagttactggacaaaggctctatgatgacagctaggttatttgctaggctggtcaccagagtagaccagtccaggtaccctctggaccactgccaacaGACCCCAagatggggtcaaccttgtgggagaattttaaaatttaattcaatGTTGTCTGAATTCAGTAATATTAAAGACTAATTCAGTATTATTTCAAATTTATGTTCTTGACCATTTAATTGTTCTGAAGACTGAATTGCTCAACTTcttaaaatgtcttcttttttgtACAAAGCAGAAACCTCtgtcatctatctgtcatctacctATAATCTATTCAACTATCATCTATTATTAACGTGCATCTTTTGCACACAATTAGATCATCACCTATTATGTGCTCAGTGTCAGAACTCAATGCATGATGCAGTGCCCAGTGGTTGTTTGTGGACTAGCAGAAGCCATTCAACGTAATTGTCAACACTGCCACTGTGTGCCTCTCTCATAACTGCtcattaaatgttatttaaaaactaCAGTATTCTTTTCTTACTTCCCCCTTTAATTGTTAATTCACCCTATTTCCTATGTAATCCCGAAGAAAAAGGGCTTTGTGGAATGTGTGAAGTCTCCTGCATAAAATGATAACAATCCTTAAAAATAGGCTGCatagaagaaagggagagaaaagggtgTTGAGAGGTCAAATTGCCTCCTCCTCAGCTATTTTTCCTACTTGAAATCTCAAAAACTTCTGTATGTTACCACTTTCCCCATTCTTCCCTTCCGGAAGCCAGGCTTTGCAGAGTAGAAGTTTAAAGGCAGCTGAATCCACAGGGGATGAGGACATTGCTGTGGATGCTCAAGGAAACACCCATTGGTCCAAGTTCTGAGATCAACAAGTGACTGATGTGTCATTACAAAGGAACCTCCAATTGAGCTTCTGGCACTGACATGAGCCTGGCAGAGCTTTAGGcaaaaatcatatttttacaAAGAATTGAAGTAAATAATTATGTATGTGGGTATAAGGATGTAGAAAGATCCTTTTTAGTACTGAAGTAAGCAAAGGCTACATAAGTTGGATTCCATTTTCCACATCTCTTgtagttttctattgctgaggTAAGCCGAGAGCAGCTTTGCACATGTGAGAAATTGCTGTGTTTCTCTAAGCATCACTAAATTACAGTCTCCAGGTTTTCTAAGCTTGTGTTGGAGATTGGACCTGAAACAAAGGACATTTCTTGTGGGATGACATGTTTGCCTCCAATATTTGTATGTTGAGATTCTATCCCCTAGAACTCTAGAAAGCACCTGCACATAGAGGTGTGGTCTTCAGAGAGCAGACTATTGTAACCTGAGGTCATATGGGCAGGTCTTCCTCTTGCTGGAATGGTGTTCTCCTGAGAAGGGTAAGGCACAGAGAGACATGGGCCACACAAGGGAGAGACAAGGGAAAGATGGCTATCTCTGGGCCACACTGCAGAAGAGAACATCTAAAGCACGCTCTTACGTGTGTGTCCTTCAGAGCTGTGAGAAATTAATCATGGCTCTTTGAGCTGCTCAGCCTGCAAAGCATCTTACTGGAGCTCAGGCCAGCAAATCCAGCAGAGCTATGGAATACAGTAAGTTCTGAAAAGGGAACTGAAATACTTCCATCCAAGTTCATATCTCTAATCTGTCCCACGGTACAAAGGCTGAATTGATTCTTTCCATTGTTGCTTCAGATGGAAAGGGAAGAGCAAAGGGCTCAAGAGAGCAGCACCAGGCTCCCTTGGAGGGAGCCTGCACTGGCACATGGCCTTTCTTTTCAGGATTTAGAGAGCAGACCTCTCTCTGTGCAGGCCACAGAACACAGATATCTTGGTAGTCAGTTATAAAGTTCTTTGATGGAACTTGgggaatcctctggaagagagaggaaggactgtaggagccagatggtcaaggacaccaggagaacacagcccacagaatcaactaaggagggttcataggggctcccagagactgaagcgaCCCTCACAGAACATGCAAGGGTCTGtactaggtcctctgtatatgtgtgtgtgtatgtgtgtgtgtgtgtgtgtgtgtgtgtgtgtgtgtgtaacttgatgtttttgtgggactcctaacagtgggagtgaggtctgtctctgactcttttgcctgctcttgggacacttttcctcctacCAGGTTGCCTAATCCattcttgatatgagggtttatgtCTAGTGTTATGGTAAATTGTTTGTTATCCCTGGGAATTCTGCCttattctgaagggaaacagaggagaagtggatctggggagaggggaggtgagggaggagggctgggagaagtggaggcaTTGGAAACCATGGTCGGG is drawn from Onychomys torridus chromosome 6, mOncTor1.1, whole genome shotgun sequence and contains these coding sequences:
- the LOC118585154 gene encoding small proline-rich protein 2E-like is translated as MSYQQQQCKQPCQPPPVCPPPKCPEPCPPPKCPEPCPPPKCPEPCPAQPWQPKCPPVQPPPSCQQKCPPKSK